In Nissabacter sp. SGAir0207, the genomic stretch TGGGAGCATGTGGAACTGGTGCTGCCGGGCGACCCGGAGACCCTCTATGCGCGCGCACTGACCCACCTCTCCGACGACGCGCTGCTGGCACCCGGCATCAAGCTGAAGTACAGCTCGCCACAGGGGGAGAACGAACGCCTGCCGAACCCAACGCTGGCGGTCAGCGACGGCTCCGTCACCATCAAGTTCCATCCGCACACCCTGCGGGAGATTGTTGCCAGCGAGCAGGGCTAAAGCGCGGCGACGGCGCGCTCAATGCGTGACAGCGCCTCATCCAGCAGCGCGCGCGTGCAGCCAAAATTGAGCCGCACAAAGCGCGCGTCACCAAACTCCTTGCCGTCCGTCAGGCCGACCCCCGCCGCCAGGAAGAAGGCGTGGGGATTCTCCACCGGCAGCTCGCGGGCATCAATCCACGCCAGATAGGTCGCCTCAATCGGCAGCAGCCGCAGGCCGGGCAGGGCATTGATGCGCCGCACCACCTCATCGCGGTTGGCGCGCAGGTACTCAAGCTGTGCCGCCAGCCACGCCTCGCCCTCCCGGTAGGCCGCCGTGGCCGCCACCTGCGCCAGCACATCCACATGCGGGACGATGCCCTGCATCTGCCGCTTGAACGCCTGCCGCAGTGAAGGGTTGGCGATGATGGCAAACGAGGCTCCCAGCCCGGCAAGGTTAAAGGTCTTTGACGGTGCCATCAGCGTGATGGTGCGCTGCTCGGCGTCCGCGTCCAGCGAGGCGAACGGGATGTGCCGCAGGCCCGGTTCCAGCACCAAATCGCAGTGAATTTCATCCGAGCAGACCACCAGATTGTGGCGCTGCGCAAAGGCGAGATGCTGCGCCAACTCCTCACGCCGATAGACGGTGCCACCGGGATTGTGCGGGTTGCACAAAAACAGCAGCGCCTGATCGCCGGTCAGTTCTGGCTCCAGCGCCGCCAGGTTAAGTTGCCAGCGCCCCTGTTGCTCGCGTACCGGGGCCAGATACTGCTGGCGCCCGGCGTGGGCCGCGGCCTGCCTGAAGGGCGGATAGATGGGCGAGGGGGTAATACTGGCCTGATGGGCGTCGGTCGAGGCGCGTAGCGCCAGGTTCAACCCGCACACCAGCCCCGGCAGCGTCACGATCCACTCCGGCTGGATCGCCCACTGGTAGCGATCGCGCATCCGCGCAACAATCAACGCTTTCCACTCCGGCGACGTGCCGCCGTAGCCAAATATCCCGTGCTCCACCCGCTGATGCAGCGCCTCAATCACCGCTGGCGGCGCGGTAAAATCGGTGTCAGCCACCCATAACGGGATCACCGGCTGATGGCGATATTTATGCCATTTGATGCTATCGCTGTGACTGCGATCTACTCGTAAGTCGAAATTGAATGCCATAGTTACCCTCTCCTGCCTGACGGAAAGCGGCACGTTCCCGTCAGTGCGAGACATTTTTCTGCGGATTCGCCGCAAAATCGACCGGTTGGCCCAACCAGCGGCCGGCCATCTTGACGGTTAACCCGCCATACGGGTTATAGCATGTGGGCCGAAGAGGGGAGAAGGAATGACGAAACTGGAAGTGTGTTGCTATAGCCTGGCCTGTGCGCTGACGGCGGAGCGAGCGGGGGCGGATCGCATTGAGTTGTGTACCAGCCAGCCGGAGGGGGGCGTGACGCCGAGCTACGGCACGCTGATTGCCGCGCGCGAGCTGCTCTCTGTGCCGGTCTACCCAATTGTACGCCCGCGCGGCGGCGACTTTTGCTACGACAGCTATGAGTTTAACGCCATTAAAAATGATGTCGCCTGCCTGCGCGACCTCGGGTTTCCGGGTGTGGTGATTGGCTTGCTGGATGAGGAGGGGCACATCGACCTGGCGCGGATGCGGCAGATCATGGCGCTCTGCAATGGCATGGCCGTGACCTTCCATCGGGCGTTTGACATGTGCCTGAAACCGATGGTGGCATTGGAACAGTTGACGCAACTCGGCGTTGCGCGCATTTTAACCTCAGGGCAGCAGCAGAGCGCCGAACTCGGGCTGGTGCTGCTGCGCGATCTGGTGCGCGCCACTCAGGGGCCAGTGATCATGGCCGGTGGCGGCATCCGCCTGACTAATCTGCAAAAGTTTATTGATATTGGCATCCGGGAGGTGCACAGCTCCGCCGGCAGCAGCATGGCCTCGCCGGTGCGCTTCCGCAAGGCGGGCGTGTCACTGTGTGCCGATCCGGAGTTTGATGAGTTCAGCCGCTACTGCGTGGATGCCGATGTGGTGGCCGCCATGAAGAGTGCTTTGGCGGTCGGCCGCCCGCTGTCGCGCAGCGCCTGAGCGGCGGTGATTACCTGGGTCGTCAGACCCTTTGCGTGTACTGCGCCCGTACCAAGCCCCGTCCATTTTGTCGGGGCTTTTTTTCGTCGCGATCAGGGCTTGCGCGCCACCAATACCGCCCGGCGTGGGGCCGGGTAGCCCTCGACGGTCAGGGTACGATCCTGCGGATCGAGGAACTCGGCCAGTGACTCGCTGGTCATCCAGTCGGTGCGGCGCTGCTCCTCCAGACTGGTGACCGAGAGATCCGCCAGCCGGATATCAACAAAGCCGCACTTCGCCAGCCAGCCCTTCAGCGCCTCGGCGGAGGGAATGAAGTAGACGTTGCGCATCTGCGCGTAGCGGTCACCCGGCACCAGCACCTGATTGCTGTCACCCTCAATCACCAGCGTCTCCAACACCAACTCGCCACCGCTGACCAGCTGGCTCTTGAGCTGGAACAGGTGATCAAGCGGCGAGCGGCGGTGGTAGAGCACGCCCATCGAGAAGACGGTGTCGAAGGCCGCCAGCTCTGGCAATTGCTCAATGCCAAGCGGCAGCAGGTGTGCGCGCTGGTCGTTGCCCAGCAGTTTGCGCACCGCTTCAAACTGGCAGAGGAACAGTTGCATCGGGTCGATGCCGACCGCCATCTGCGCGCCCGCGCCCACCATGCGCCACAGGTGGTAGCCACTGCCGCAGCCGACATCCAGAATGGTGCGGCCAGCCAGCGGTGAGATGTGCGGCAGCACCCGCTCCCACTTCCAGTCAGAGCGCCACTCGGTATCGATATGGATGTCATACAGCGAGAAGGGGCCTTTGCGCCACGGCATCAGGTTGCGCAGCAGGTTCTCCAATCCGGCACGCTGGCCGTCGCTCAGCGGCGTCTCGCTCTCGGCCCGCACGCCGTGCAGCAGGTCGAGGCGGTCAGGCACCAGGGTTGGCAGCCGATCCACGGCGTTGAACCACTGGCGGAATTTGCCGTGCAGCGACTCCTGTTGCCAGGCACTGAGTTGGGCGGGCAGGGTGTTCAGCCAGTGGCTGAGGGGGCCGGTGGCGATCGCCCGGTAGAAGTTGCCAAACTCGATCATGCCGCGTCCCCCGCCTTCAGCGCCAGCAGTGAGCCAAAGTTGAAGCACTGGAACCAGCTCTCCACATGCTCAAAGCCCGCCTGCGCCAGCCGCGCCTTGTGGGTCTCCACCGAATCGGTCAGCATCACATCCTCCAGCATGGTACGCTTCTGGCTGATCTCCAGTTCGCTGTAACCGTTGGCACGCTTGAAGTCGTGGTGCATGTTGAACAGCAGTTCGCCGATGTCGGCATCCTCAAAGCTGAACTTCTCCGACAGCACCAGCGCGCCGCCGGGGCGCAGGCCCTGATAGATGGCATCCAGCAGCTGCTGGCGATCCGCCGGCTTCAGGAATTGCAGGGTAAAGTTCAGCACCACCAGCGAGGCATTCTCCACCTTGATGTCGCGGATGTCCGCCTCCAGTACCTCAACCGGCGTCTCGGCGCGGAAGGCATCAATGTGGCGGCGGCAGCGCTCCACCATCGCTGGCGAGTTGTCCACGGCGATGATGCGGCAGCCCGGCACATTGATATGGCGGCGCATGGAGAGCGTCGCCGCCCCCAGCGAACAGCCGAGGTCATAGACCTGCGTGCCCGGCTGCACAAAGCGGCCGGCCAGCATCCCGATCATGGAGATGATATTGGAGTAACCCGGCACCGAGCGCTGGATCATGTCCGGGAACACTTCGGCAACGCGTTCGTCGAAGGTCCAGTCGCCCAGCTTGGCAATCGGCGCGGAGAATAGGGTATCGCGGTTTGGCATAGCGCTGTGTCTGATCGAAAAAATGAGGGGGCATATTCTAACAGATAACCGCCGGAAATCATGCGGCCGGCGGCATAAAGCAAGAATTTGCGCGGATTGGCCTCAGCGCAGGGTCAGGATCTGGCTCCAGGGAAGGAAGTAGAGGTTCGCGCCCACCATCAGCAGCAGCGCGGCGTAGGTGGCGGCCATGCCGGTGCGCCGCCAGCGGAACTCCCGCTGCTTGAGGCCAGCGTAGTGGAACAGTCGCCCGCACAGCAGCATCAGGCCGCACAGGTGTACCATCCAGATATCCGCGCCGTTCATCTCCATCATCACCAGCAGCAGGGCGGCGATGGGAATATACTCCACGGCGTTGCCGTGTACCCGGATGGCGGTCTGCAACTCGTAGAAGCCGCCGTCGCCATAGGCCACCCGGTACTGCATCCGCAGCCTGACCACATCCACTGACAGTTTAATCAACAACAATGCGCCCAGCACCACATATAGCGCGCTAACCATGTCCACCCCTGTGATTCTCTGTTTTGCGCACGAATGATACGCGCGCCCGATCGCGCTGTCTTGCAGAAAGTACTGAAAATCGGCGCGTCAGAACAGGGCGGCCTGCTCCGGCCAGTCTGGCGCGGGGCCGACGGCGGGGAGCCGCTGTTGAAGCTGTTGCCAGATCTTCT encodes the following:
- a CDS encoding MalY/PatB family protein, with amino-acid sequence MAFNFDLRVDRSHSDSIKWHKYRHQPVIPLWVADTDFTAPPAVIEALHQRVEHGIFGYGGTSPEWKALIVARMRDRYQWAIQPEWIVTLPGLVCGLNLALRASTDAHQASITPSPIYPPFRQAAAHAGRQQYLAPVREQQGRWQLNLAALEPELTGDQALLFLCNPHNPGGTVYRREELAQHLAFAQRHNLVVCSDEIHCDLVLEPGLRHIPFASLDADAEQRTITLMAPSKTFNLAGLGASFAIIANPSLRQAFKRQMQGIVPHVDVLAQVAATAAYREGEAWLAAQLEYLRANRDEVVRRINALPGLRLLPIEATYLAWIDARELPVENPHAFFLAAGVGLTDGKEFGDARFVRLNFGCTRALLDEALSRIERAVAAL
- the cutC gene encoding copper homeostasis protein CutC, which produces MTKLEVCCYSLACALTAERAGADRIELCTSQPEGGVTPSYGTLIAARELLSVPVYPIVRPRGGDFCYDSYEFNAIKNDVACLRDLGFPGVVIGLLDEEGHIDLARMRQIMALCNGMAVTFHRAFDMCLKPMVALEQLTQLGVARILTSGQQQSAELGLVLLRDLVRATQGPVIMAGGGIRLTNLQKFIDIGIREVHSSAGSSMASPVRFRKAGVSLCADPEFDEFSRYCVDADVVAAMKSALAVGRPLSRSA
- the cmoB gene encoding tRNA 5-methoxyuridine(34)/uridine 5-oxyacetic acid(34) synthase CmoB: MIEFGNFYRAIATGPLSHWLNTLPAQLSAWQQESLHGKFRQWFNAVDRLPTLVPDRLDLLHGVRAESETPLSDGQRAGLENLLRNLMPWRKGPFSLYDIHIDTEWRSDWKWERVLPHISPLAGRTILDVGCGSGYHLWRMVGAGAQMAVGIDPMQLFLCQFEAVRKLLGNDQRAHLLPLGIEQLPELAAFDTVFSMGVLYHRRSPLDHLFQLKSQLVSGGELVLETLVIEGDSNQVLVPGDRYAQMRNVYFIPSAEALKGWLAKCGFVDIRLADLSVTSLEEQRRTDWMTSESLAEFLDPQDRTLTVEGYPAPRRAVLVARKP
- the cmoA gene encoding carboxy-S-adenosyl-L-methionine synthase CmoA; translation: MPNRDTLFSAPIAKLGDWTFDERVAEVFPDMIQRSVPGYSNIISMIGMLAGRFVQPGTQVYDLGCSLGAATLSMRRHINVPGCRIIAVDNSPAMVERCRRHIDAFRAETPVEVLEADIRDIKVENASLVVLNFTLQFLKPADRQQLLDAIYQGLRPGGALVLSEKFSFEDADIGELLFNMHHDFKRANGYSELEISQKRTMLEDVMLTDSVETHKARLAQAGFEHVESWFQCFNFGSLLALKAGDAA
- a CDS encoding MAPEG family protein; the encoded protein is MVSALYVVLGALLLIKLSVDVVRLRMQYRVAYGDGGFYELQTAIRVHGNAVEYIPIAALLLVMMEMNGADIWMVHLCGLMLLCGRLFHYAGLKQREFRWRRTGMAATYAALLLMVGANLYFLPWSQILTLR